The following proteins come from a genomic window of Trifolium pratense cultivar HEN17-A07 linkage group LG4, ARS_RC_1.1, whole genome shotgun sequence:
- the LOC123924003 gene encoding protein FAR1-RELATED SEQUENCE 5-like, which produces MEKYGDFVDVDSNDVHSTHGDTADVELYDDDDDDEDESYSTGGESLNYQSSDDSDDADKYDADAADDPVEVDAVQGDTLVRINSITSDEIRALEFGTIDAAYEFYYQYGKCKGFAIRKSDSRKRGPKGNRITVMRQFVCSKHGLRDKKHLYRIDRKREHRRLTRTNCPARLRVHYKAEKDRYVVSMLVEGHNHELNPSSLVHLHPVYRKTSEADRAQIDGIQSHGIRTCHIMGYMVAQKGGYAGVGLKKDLYNYFDKKMREIVKDGDVEASLNYLNVKSSTDPMLYAEYAVNISDGRMKCLFWADGSSRSDYFCFGDVVAFDTTYKKKKYNYPLIIFSGFNHHSQTIIFGAALVADETTETYKWVLRCFLECMGNKHPKAVVTDGDGDMREAIKQVFPDATHRLCAWHLSKNATENVKNSEYLEGFRKAIYSNFTKDQFEEFWAELIKENELEGNPWVAKTYENKSLWATAYLRDKFFGRLRTKSQCEAINAIINCYVRNKWCIFEFMHNFEQAVTDYRNNEVVADFKSKYTEPVLTTHLRLMESDAAKIYTAEIFKEVKDEIMKVGALIVKDKYEHGKTKTYTLTKYCKDNYEREVVYDGDTLECSCKLFDSCGLPCSHIFYVMKEEHVDHIPRSLVLSRWTKDAKIKYLNSMDCNGTVDSNLIELARFGAYCSAFTHFCKEASKKNGVYREIMEDIMNLQKKYCSTADPVVTQKSAVGDPKTAKSKGASKKNKNDTKVVRHHSKCKSTTHNARNCSVTENMQDKGNVESEPVSIGDSLSQIEKNKKRKTSCHGETSAQNNCSDPPQNRGVNVTTSYVDITSRAIPPMYGIQHVMPAMHPVGQSMQLQVQPMYPIYGMPVGENSNSGFGQLQQVMKSAGRH; this is translated from the exons ATGGAAAAGTACGgcgattttgttgatgttgattcGAATGACGTTCATTCCACTCATGGTGATACAGCTGATGTTGAAttgtatgatgatgatgatgatgacgaggATGAAAGTTATTCCACTGGTGGTGAATCGCTGAATTACCAAAGTTCAGATGATAGCGATGATGCTGATAAATATGATGCTGATGCTGCTGATGATCCGGTTGAAGTAGATGCAGTTCAAGGTGATACATTGGTAAGAATCAATTCCATTACTTCTGATGAAATTCGTGCTTTGGAATTTGGTACTATCGACGCAGcatatgaattttattatcaGTATGGTAAATGTAAAGGTTTTGCCATTAGGAAAAGTGATTCTAGGAAAAGAGGGCCTAAAGGTAATAGAATAACAGTAATGAGGCAGTTTGTATGCAGTAAACATGGTTTAAGAGATAAGAAACACTTATATAGGATAGACAGGAAAAGAGAGCATAGGCGTTTGACCCGTACTAATTGCCCTGCTAGGCTTCGTGTGCACTACAAAGCCGAAAAGGATAGATATGTAGTGTCAATGCTCGTAGAGGGTCATAACCATGAATTAAACCCATCTAGTTTAGTGCACTTGCACCCTGTTTATCGTAAAACTTCTGAAGCAGATAGAGCTCAGATTGATGGTATTCAGTCACATGGAATTAGGACTTGTCATATAATGGGGTACATGGTTGCTCAGAAGGGTGGATATGCTGGTGTTGGGTTAAAGAAAGATTTGtacaattattttgataaaaaaatgcgtGAAATAGTTAAAGATGGTGATGTTGAAGCTTCTCTCAATTATCTAAATGTAAAGTCGTCTACTGATCCCATGCTGTATGCTGAATATGCTGTCAACATCAGTGATGGACGAATGAAGTGTCTTTTTTGGGCAGATGGGAGCAGTAGATCTGACTATTTTTGTTTTGGCGATGTGGTTGCATTCGACACAACTTACAAGAAGAAGAAATACAACTACCCATTGATTATATTTTCTGGATTTAACCACCACTCTCAGACAATTATTTTTGGAGCTGCATTGGTAGCAGATGAAACAACAGAGACCTATAAGTGGGTCTTGAGGTGTTTTTTGGAGTGCATGGGAAATAAACACCCAAAAGCAGTGGTGACAGATGGAGATGGGGATATGAGGGAGGCAATAAAACAGGTTTTTCCCGATGCAACCCATAGGCTATGTGCTTGGCATTTGAGTAAGAATGCAACCGAAAATGTAAAGAATTCAGAATATTTGGAAGGTTTTAGAAAAGCCATATACTCAAATTTTACGAAGGATCAATTTGAAGAGTTTTGGGCAGAGCTGATTAAAGAAAATGAACTTGAAGGAAATCCTTGGGTTGCCAAAACTTATGAGAACAAATCACTGTGGGCAACTGCATATCTACGTGATAAGTTTTTTGGACGTTTAAGAACTAAGTCGCAATGTGAAGCTATTAATGCAATAATAAATTGTTATGTCAGGAATAAATGGTGcatttttgaatttatgcacAATTTTGAGCAGGCTGTGACAGACTACAGGAACAATGAAGTGGTTGCTGATTTTAAATCAAAGTATACAGAACCTGTGTTGACAACTCACCTGCGTTTGATGGAGAGCGATGCCGCTAAAATTTATACAGCGGAGATTTTCAAAGAAGTTAAAGATGAAATTATGAAGGTTGGTGCATTGATTGTTAAGGATAAATATGAGCATGGGAAGACGAAGACTTATACATTGACAAAATATTGTAAGGATAACTATGAAAGAGAAGTTGTTTATGATGGTGATACATTGGAATGCTCGTGTAAGTTATTTGATTCGTGTGGCCTTCCATGttctcatattttttatgtcatgaAGGAAGAACATGTTGATCACATTCCTAGGAGTTTGGTTTTGTCGCGCTGGACCAAGGAtgccaaaatcaaatatttgAATTCGATGGATTGTAATGGTACAGTTGATTCGAATTTGATCGAGCTTGCTCGTTTTGGTGCATATTGTTCTGCTTTCACACATTTTTGCAAAGAAGCTTCAAAAAAGAATGGTGTTTATAGGGAAATAATGGAGGACATCATGAATTTACAAAAAAAGTATTGCAGTACAGCCGATCCTGTTGTGACACAAAAGTCAGCTGTAGGTGATCCCAAGACGGCGAAGAGTAAGGGTGCttcaaagaaaaacaagaatGACACAAAAGTTGTCCGGCACCATTCAAAATGCAAAAGCACAACTCATAATGCGAGGAATTGTTCG GTTACAGAAAACATGCAAGATAAAGGGAATGTTGAGTCGGAGCCGGTGTCGATAGGTGATTCTTTAAGCCAAATTGAGAag aacaagaaaagaaaaacaagttgCCATGGTGAAACAAGTGCGCAAAATAATTGTTCAGATCCACCGCAAAATCGTGGCGTcaatgttacaacatcatatgtGGATATTACAAGCAGAGCAATCCCTCCAATGTATGGAATTCAACATGTGATGCCTGCGATGCATCCTGTAGGTCAATCGATGCAACTGCAAGTACAACCCATGTACCCAATTTATGGAATGCCCGTAGGTGAAAATTCAAATTCGGGTTTCGGTCAGCTGCAACAAGTGATGAAATCTGCTGGTCGTCATTAA
- the LOC123924556 gene encoding 1,4-dihydroxy-2-naphthoyl-CoA synthase, peroxisomal, giving the protein MAENKDIETVIRRVTSVTNHLISSPTTSPPQLISLFHTSGSSRNNDSYQRVHGDVPSHDVVWKVASDDQGQDFTDIVYEKSVGEGIAKISINRPERRNAFRPHTVKELIRAFNDARDDPSVGVIILTGKGTNAFCSGGDQALRTGDGYSDHENIGRLNVLDLQVQIRRLPKPVIAMVAGYAVGGGHVLHMVCDLTIAADNAIFGQTGPKVGSFDAGYGSSIMSRLVGPKKAREMWFLARFYTAVEAEKMGLINTVVPLENLEKETIKWCREILRNSPTAIRVLKAAINAVDDGHAGLQEMGGNSTLIFYGTEEANEGKTAYMERRRPDFSKFNRRP; this is encoded by the exons ATGGCTGAAAACAAAGACATTGAAACTGTTATCAGGAGAGTAACCTCTGTAACCAACCACCTCATTTCCTCTCCAACAACATCACCACCTCAACTTATTTCCTTGTTTCACACTTCGGGGAGTTCTAGGAATAATGATAGCTACCAACGTGTTCATGGTGATGTTCCCTCTCATGATGTTGTTTGGAAGGTTGCTTCTGATGATCAAGGACAGGATTTCACTGACATTGTTTATGAGAAATCTGTTGGTGAAGGAATTGCTAAG ATTAGTATAAATAGGCCAGAGAGAAGGAATGCTTTTCGACCTCACACGGTTAAGGAGCTTATTCGTGCTTTCAATGATGCTAGAGATGATCCCTCTGTTGGTGTCATCATTCTCACTGGAAAA GGAACAAATGCATTTTGTAGTGGTGGTGACCAAGCCTTGAGGACTGGAGATGGTTATTCTGATCATGAAAATATCGGTCGCCTTAATGTGTTAGACTTACAG GTGCAGATTCGCCGCCTTCCAAAACCAGTAATTGCAATG GTTGCAGGGTATGCTGTTGGAGGAGGGCATGTATTACATATGGTTTGTGATTTAACCATTGCAGCAGATAATGCTATTTTCGGCCAAACCGGTCCTAAG GTTGGAAGCTTTGATGCTGGTTACGGAAGTTCTATCATGTCGCGTTTG GTTGGTCCGAAAAAAGCACGCGAAATGTGGTTTCTCGCAAGATTCTATACGGCTGTCGAAGCAGAGAAAATGGGCCTTATCAATACTGTTGTACCA CTAGAGAACTtagaaaaagaaacaatcaaATGGTGTAGGGAGATACTCAGAAATAGCCCAACTGCAATTCGGGTTCTCAAGGCTGCTATTAATGCAGTTGACGATGGCCATGCCGGACTTCAG GAAATGGGTGGAAATTCAACATTGATATTTTATGGCACTGAAGAAGCAAATGAAGGTAAAACTGCATATATGGAGCGTAGACGCCCAGATTTTTCTAAGTTTAATAGAAGACCATAA
- the LOC123922971 gene encoding B3 domain-containing protein At2g31420-like, which translates to MAIKKINELMENKKKEFNPLFNFSLNKILSQEAPQFYTEQELAQIDEISESFGLGSTCTMKGEKVNNKERCCSIDESSMSHHEERIAKSKPKEKREPKKQDKETVPSSPPKLPTRVENKIKELNGRDIKYIMCKKLYSSDLDEDKNRLSMPIKKENLDFLLDIEKETLEDQKDKPGGDLKVIMLDPCFRNFTMSLRKWYMGTSSVYNLVQNWKHVLSENKFEIAQLLNIWSFRDVHNKLCFVLVDDKKSVIEGCEKLENPVDLSNMKKTIKIKAQRVRN; encoded by the coding sequence atgGCAATCAAGAAGATCAATGAATTGATGGAAAATAAGAAAAAGGAATTCAACCCTCTTTTTAACTTtagtttgaataaaatattatcCCAAGAGGCTCCACAATTTTATACTGAACAAGAGTTAGCACAAATAGATGAAATCAGTGAAAGTTTTGGTTTAGGTAGCACATGCACAATGAAAGGAGAGAAAGTGAATAACAAAGAAAGATGTTGCTCAATTGATGAAAGTAGCATGTCTCATCATGAAGAAAGAATAGCGAAATCAAAGCCAAAGGAGAAGAGGGAACCAAAAAAACAAGACAAGGAAACCGTGCCATCATCACCACCAAAATTGCCTACTCGTGTCGAGAACAAAATCAAAGAGTTGAATGGCCGTGATATCAAATATATCATGTGTAAGAAATTATATTCGTCAGATCTCGACGAAGATAAAAATCGTCTTTCAATGccgattaaaaaagaaaatcttgATTTTCTCCTTGACATAGAAAAGGAGACATTAGAGGATCAAAAGGATAAACCGGGGGGTGACTTAAAAGTGATTATGTTGGACCCTTGTTTCAGAAACTTCACAATGTCTTTGAGGAAGTGGTACATGGGCACTAGTAGTGTTTACAATCTTGTACAAAATTGGAAACATGTTTTATcagaaaataaatttgaaatagCTCAACTTCTCAATATTTGGTCGTTTAGAGACGTCCACAACAAGTTATGCTTTGTACTTGTTGATGATAAGAAGTCTgtaattgaaggatgtgaaaaGTTGGAGAATCCAGTTGACTTATCaaacatgaagaaaacaataaaaataaaagctcaaagggtgaggaaTTAA